Sequence from the Rhizobium sp. TH2 genome:
CAGTCCGCCCGCACGATCACGCGCATCGTGCCGCGCTGGATCGTTTCGTCGCGATGATTGAGCACCTCGAAAGCATAGGTCGCGAGGTTGCGGCCGGGCTTCGAGGTGGGGCGGACTTCCTCGACCACCACGCGGGAATGAATGGTGTCGCCGAGCTTCACCACACCCATGAAATCCCAGTTGAGGTTGACCATGCCGATCACCCGCTCGCCGAAGATACCGGTATGGGTCGAAAGCCCGATCGCCGCAGCCATCGTGTGCGGGCCATGTGCAATTCGCGTTCCATGCTGCGTGGTCTTGGCAAATGTCTC
This genomic interval carries:
- a CDS encoding MaoC/PaaZ C-terminal domain-containing protein, encoding MSNISRPIEPGLTVTTASRTIGEGDISIFAGLTGDFTPIHIDETFAKTTQHGTRIAHGPHTMAAAIGLSTHTGIFGERVIGMVNLNWDFMGVVKLGDTIHSRVVVEEVRPTSKPGRNLATYAFEVLNHRDETIQRGTMRVIVRAD